The Setaria italica strain Yugu1 chromosome IX, Setaria_italica_v2.0, whole genome shotgun sequence genome has a window encoding:
- the LOC101778540 gene encoding phosphatidylinositol 4-phosphate 5-kinase 4-like, whose product MRERARHATRVSPMPPPAGGDDPDADAAPSCSGSADEGDPQERSLPNGDMYTGQWRGAVPHGAGKYLWADGCMYEGEWRRGKATGRGRFSWPSGATYEGEFLDGFMHGAGTYVGAAGDTYRGAWAKNLEHGAGEKRYANGDRYDGEWRAGLPDGCGHYAWRDGTEYAGGWHAGLIHGRGALVWANGNRYDGGWEGGRPRGQGTFRWADGSLYVGFWGREAPGGAVHQKGVYYPSPAAASGSPRARDPREVFARELPECVRSGTEAQSALTSLRSLKWLMRSVSGRGSSSSGRSNGSAGSLVHFWGSDGEVKCDLGDDWRRRSVREGRGLPPPSLAPVPHLTNGAPLRVFKRQGVTIAKGHKNYELMLNLQLGIRHAVGRQGQAILDLKSSAFDPKEKVWTKFPPEGSKYTPPHNSCDFKWKDYCPKVFRTLRKLFKVDPADYMLSLCGDDALRELSSPGKSGSFFYLTNDDRYMIKTMKKAEVKMLLKMLPAYYNHVRAFEDTLVTKFFGLHCVKSGTHQKKVRFVIMGNLFCSDHPIHRRFDLKGSSLGRITDKPPAEIDEYTTLKDLDLNFTFRLQKQWYQEFQRQVDKDCEFLEQEKIMDYSLLVGVHFRGKKDISASAGGLKTQILTWLCVFIEGAIDVDGEKLATPRVSRWDRDHFRSDPNRWSKIKLGANMLSRAELTIRKNDGDVFGEPTGEYCDVILYFGIIDILQDYDIGKRLEHAYKSFQYDSASISAVDPKQYSRRFKDFIYKAFQEDKVDKDPVLRGRGSGWEQHVRHCGEEVRGPRGGRTRTRTTTTTRGRAATVRVEDAGDGRGLPPPSPATGPYAGGRSRGPRRQGETIAKGHKNYELMLNLQLGIRHAVGKQGPITLDLKSSAFDPKEKVWTRFPPEGSKYTPPHSSCDFKWKDYCPQVFRTLRKLFKVDAADYMLSLCGDQALRELSSPGKSGSFFYLTSNDQYMIKTMKKAEVKIFLKMLRAYYNHVRAFENTLVTKFFGLHCVKLAGANQKKVRFVIMGNLFCSEYSIHRRFDLKGSSLGRTTDKPQTEIDEYTTLKDLDLNFIFRLQKHWYQEFQRQVNRDCEFLEQENIMDYSLLVGVHFRDTRDRLLTGGSFDSDSSRGSSPHLSRGDTDPNRFAKIKLGSNMPIRAERTVRKTDIEPQIIGEPTGEFYDVVLYFGIIDILQDYDISKKLEHAYKSFQYDPTSISAVDPKQYARRFRDFVFKAFQEDKFDL is encoded by the exons ATGCGCGAGCGCGCCCGGCACGCGACCCGCGTGTCACCGATGCCGCCGCCCGCGGGTGGCGACGaccccgacgccgacgcggcgcCCTCCTGCAGCGGCTCCGCCGACGAGGGCGACCCGCAGGAGCGGTCGCTCCCCAACGGCGACATGTACACGGGCCAGTGGCGCGGCGCCGTGCCCCATGGCGCGGGCAAGTACCTCTGGGCGGATGGGTGCATGTACGAGGGCGAGTGGCGGCGCGGCAAGGCCACCGGCCGCGGCAGGTTCTCCTGGCCGTCCGGCGCCACCTACGAGGGCGAGTTCCTCGACGGCTTCATGCACGGCGCCGGCACCTACGTCGGCGCCGCGGGGGACACCTACCGCGGCGCCTGGGCCAAGAACCTCGAGCACGGCGCCGGCGAGAAGCGCTACGCCAACGGCGACCGCTACGACGGCGAGTGGCGCGCGGGGCTCCCCGACGGCTGCGGACACTACGCCTGGCGCGACGGCACCGAGTACGCCGGCGGCTGGCACGCGGGGCTCAtccacggccgcggcgcgcTCGTCTGGGCCAATGGCAACCGCTACGACGGCGGCTGGGAGGGCGGCCGCCCGCGCGGGCAGGGCACGTTCCGCTGGGCCGACGGCAGCCTCTACGTTGGCTTCTGGGGCCGCGAGGCGCCCGGTGGCGCCGTCCACCAGAAGGGCGTGTACTAcccgtccccggcggcggcgagcggctccCCCCGGGCGCGAGACCCGAGGGAGGTGTTCGCACGGGAGCTGCCGGAGTGCGTGCGCTCCGGCACCGAGGCTCAATCGGCGCTCACGTCTCTTAGATCGCTCAAATGGCTGATGCGGTCTGTCAGCGGGCGCGGAAGCAGCTCCTCCGGCCGGAGCAATGGCTCGGCAGGCAGCCTCGTGCACTTCTGGGGGTCCGATGGCGAGGTAAAGTGTGACCTTGGGGATGactggaggcggcggagcgtcagggaagggagggggttgcCACCGCCATCGCTGGCCCCAGTGCCACACCTGACCAACGGCGCCCCCCTGCGGGTGTTCAAGCGGCAGGGGGTGACCATTGCCAAGGGGCACAAGAACTACGAGCTAATGCTCAACCTGCAGCTCGGTATCAG GCATGCAGTAGGAAGACAAGGTCAAGCTATATTAGACCTCAAATCATCAGCATTTGATCCAAAGGAGAAAGTGTGGACAAAATTCCCTCCTGAAGGCTCAAAATATACCCCTCCACACAATTCTTGTGATTTcaaatggaaggattactgcCCAAAGGTGTTCCG GACACTCCGTAAACTGTTCAAGGTTGACCCAGCTGACTATATGTTGTCCCTCTGCGGAGATGATGCTCTTCGTGAGCTCTCATCCCCTGGCAAGAGTGGAAGTTTCTTTTACTTGACGAATGATGATCGCTACATGATAAAGACAATGAAGAAAGCTGAAGTGAAG ATGCTTCTGAAGATGCTTCCAGCTTACTACAATCATGTCCGCGCATTTGAGGATACCTTAGTGACAAAGTTCTTTGGTCTACATTGTGTAAAATCTGGAACACACCAGAAGAAG GTTCGTTTTGTCATAATGGGAAATTTGTTCTGCTCTGATCATCCTATCCATAGGCGATTTGATCTGAAAGGATCATCTCTTGGCCGTATAACTGACAAGCCACCGGCTGAGATTGACGAGTATACAACTCTGAAGGACCTTGATCTTAACTTTACCTTTCGGTTACAGAAACAATGGTACCAAGAGTTTCAAAG GCAAGTGGACAAGGATTGCGAGTTCCTTGAGCAGGAGAAGATTATGGATTACAGTCTATTGGTGGGTGTACATTTTAGAGGTAAGAAAGACATATCTGCTTCTGCAGGTGGGTTGAAAACTCAAATCCTGACTTGGTTATGTGTGTTCATTGAAGGTGCCATTGACGTTGATGGTGAAAAACTTGCAACACCTCGCGTTTCAAGATGGGACAGGGATCACTTTCGTTCTGATCCAAACAG GTGGTCGAAAATTAAACTTGGGGCAAACATGCTGTCAAGGGCTGAGCTGACAATCCGAAAGAATGATGGTGATGTTTTTGGAGAGCCAACTGGGGAGTACTGTGATGTTATATTGTATTTCGGGATTATTGACATACTTCAGGACTATGACATTGGCAAAAGGCTAGAGCATGCGTACAAATCTTTTCAGTATGATTCAGCATCCATCTCAGCAGTCGATCCAAAACAGTATTCCAGGCGCTTCAAAGATTTCATATACAAAGCTTTTCAAGAGGATAAAGTAGACA AAGATCCGGTTTTGCGGGGCCGCGGGTCTGGATGGGAACAACACGTGCGGCATTGCGGAGAGGAGGTGCGAGGGCCACGCGgggggaggacgaggacgaggacgacgacgacgacgagggggcGCGCCGCGACGGTGAGGGTGGAGGACGCCGGCGATGGGAgggggctgccgccgccgtcgccggcgacggggccctACGCCGGCGGCAGGTCGCGCGGCCCGCGGCGGCAGGGAGAGACCATCGCCAAGGGCCACAAGAACTACGAGCTCATGCTCAATCTGCAGCTCGGCATCAG GCATGCGGTAGGAAAGCAAGGTCCAATTACGCTTGATCTTAAATCATCAGCTTTTGACCCAAAGGAGAAAGTATGGACGAGGTTCCCTCCGGAAGGCTCAAAGTACACCCCTCCGCACAGTTCTTGCGATTTcaaatggaaggattactgcCCACAAGTATTCCG GACATTGCGCAAGTTGTTCAAGGTTGATGCTGCAGACTATATGTTATCCCTTTGTGGAGACCAGGCTCTCCGGGAGCTCTCATCTCCTGGTAAGAGTGGAAGCTTCTTTTATCTCACGAGCAATGACCAGTACATGATAAAGACAATGAAGAAAGCTGAAGTAAAG ATATTTTTGAAGATGCTTCGAGCTTATTATAATCATGTCAGGGCATTTGAGAACACTCTAGTCACAAAGTTTTTCGGTCTTCACTGTGTCAAATTAGCTGGAGCAAACCAAAAGAAG GTCCGTTTTGTCATAATGGGAAATCTGTTCTGCTCTGAGTACTCTATTCATAGGCGATTTGACCTGAAAGGTTCATCCCTTGGACGTACAACTGATAAGCCACAGACAGAGATTGATGAGTACACTACTCTGAAGGATCTTGACCTCAACTTTATATTTCGATTGCAAAAACATTGGTACCAAGAGTTCCAAAG GCAAGTCAACAGGGACTGCGAGTTTCTTGAGCAGGAAAATATCATGGATTATAGTCTCTTGGTTGGTGTACATTTTAGGGATACTAGGGATAGGCTATTGACCGGAG GTTCATTTGATAGTGACAGCAGCAGAGGATCATCACCTCACTTGTCTAGAGGAGATACGGATCCAAACAG GTTTGCCAAGATAAAACTTGGGTCAAACATGCCGATAAGAGCTGAACGGACAGTAAGAAAGACCGACATTGAGCCGCAGATTATTGGAGAGCCTACTGGGGAGTTCTACGATGTTGTACTATATTTTGGGATCATAGACATACTTCAGGATTATGATATCAGCAAGAAGCTTGAGCATGCATACAAGTCTTTCCAATATGACCCAACATCCATTTCAGCAGTCGATCCAAAACAGTACGCGAGACGCTTCAGAGACTTTGTATTCAAAGCGTTCCAGGAAGACAAGTTTGACTTGTGA